Within Pseudomonadota bacterium, the genomic segment TCAGACCGGAAAGGTCGGTTCCGGCGATCCCGCCCGACGCAGTGCCGACGCCGGTTTTCAACAAGAGATTCGCAGCGACGGTGCAGGCGACGACCAGCACCAGAAATGTCAGGGCCATAATCTTGTGGGACCTATCGGTTTCAACCATGGGCTCAGACTGGCGCGTCGGGCGCGGGTTCGGGGCGCTGCGCGAGCACCAGGAAGGAGACGCCGAAAGGCGGACGCAGGACCGGCGCAGTCTTGATGTCGACGGTGAACACTGCAGACAGCATACGGTTCAAGACCGGCGCGTTAAGCCTGGTCTCGGGGATCGGTTTTGTCCCTGAGAGCCGTAGCAGGCGGCGCGCCACATAAATTGGAAAGAACAGCAGATAATTGAAGTAGAACGAGCGAACCGGCTTGAGCCCGGCGTCCCGGCACAGCGCGATCATGTCGTTCTTAAGGTAGCGCCGTTTGTGATGAGAGAGATCGTCCTGATGACCCCAGAGCATGCGGAATGCTGGCACGGTGATCAACGCGCACCCGCCCGGCTTAAGTACCCTGGTGATTTCCCGCATTGCGCCCACGTCATCGTCCACATGTTCAACGATATCGGTGGCCAGGACCAGATCTAGTTCGCCGTCCTCGAACGGCAGCGCGCAAACGTCGCCCAGCAGAACGCGATCAAAACCTTTGGCGGCACAGAATTCAACGGCAATCGGACTGGCATCGACGCCGCGAATTCTTGAAAAACCCAAATCGGCCAGGAGCCGCAGATTGGTGCCGGAGCTGGTGCCGATATCGACAACATCGCTGCTGTCAGTCAGATGTAAGGTATTGATCAGATTGCCAAATAGCTTACGGCGGCCGACATACCACCAGTGGTTGGCTTCAAGTTC encodes:
- a CDS encoding class I SAM-dependent methyltransferase, yielding MEASVYAADAELEANHWWYVGRRKLFGNLINTLHLTDSSDVVDIGTSSGTNLRLLADLGFSRIRGVDASPIAVEFCAAKGFDRVLLGDVCALPFEDGELDLVLATDIVEHVDDDVGAMREITRVLKPGGCALITVPAFRMLWGHQDDLSHHKRRYLKNDMIALCRDAGLKPVRSFYFNYLLFFPIYVARRLLRLSGTKPIPETRLNAPVLNRMLSAVFTVDIKTAPVLRPPFGVSFLVLAQRPEPAPDAPV